The region ATCAGCTAAACAGACCAGCTTAATTATTCTGCCAAGTGCAGGTGTATCTTACTTACCGGTTGCTATGACAGCCGCCGACATGTCTGCGATGCCCAAGCTCTCAAGGCCTTCTTACTTTCTGCATTATGTATGACACTGGTCAGACAAGCAATGGGAGAACTAATTCACAAGCTCAGTGGAGAGTTAACGATGATGCTGGCTACTGACAGGTAAGTTTAGGTAATTGATTGCTGTAGGGTGTGCTTGGACCTGTAAATGGTCACTGCGTCATGGCATATGTCAGACGATTAAGAAAGAAGGCGCGCAGGGCCCTgattgatactccctccgtaaagaaatggaGTGTAAGAGCGTTTACATCACTACTTCAGTAATCTAAATGCTAGTGATCtagacgctcttatatttctttagctGCAACCAACCATTGCTCTCCGCTTGTACACTCGGTTTGACATTTTGGCTACACTAGCTTAGCTCAGCCTCAGACTCGTAAACTCTGGATACTCATCTTTATGCCTAGAACAAAATTGGCGAGCTAGAAATCCGATCCCCTTTCACGTAATACCCTGAATTGATCAAACCACCACCCACTCCATCAATTGCTCGATTCTAAAGGACTCTCAGACGCGAAGCAGTGACCCTGATCCGCAGTTTCAAACTCAGAGATCATAGCAGTTTTTTCAAGAAGAAAAAACGACTGAAGCGGACGGTTAAGGTTCAGAAAACTGAGCGGCTGCAAATTCAGATGACCACAGAACAGGAACACAAGCAGTTGCGGCGGCGGGAAAACTGCAAGATACGAAGGCAGAGTAGAGTAACTTACTTGCGTCAGTATCTTCTTTCTTACCACTACTTTCTGCCTGATCTTCTTCGCGCTTTACCGCCGACGAACTGACCTCGGCACAGCTAACGCATCGGTCTGAATGTCTGATATAGAAGGATCAGAGAGGCCTCTGTCTCTGACCGGGCGAGGCGGAGCAGGTGCGAGAGTGCGACtcgcggaggaggaaggaggcgagtatttgctgctgctgctgctactgcgtgGTTGTGCCTGTGCTTGTCGCATCTCTCATCCGAATCGTCTGGTTCCGATGGCGACGCCCGGCCCGCGCTTCCCTGGGAGCTTCCGGTCCTGGCCGAGGAACGGACGGCGACGTGTGAGCTCCGCTCTGCTGGCCCAATGGTATGGTAGCGAGTGGTGCAGTCTGAGGGACGGCGGAGGAGAGAGCGCATACTTTTCCTCTCCGCCATCTCTCTCTCTGTCCCTAAAATGCACGAGTTTGACTCAACTTTCATCGTGTACTAGAGGATAGCCTTGATTGATGAAAATTTAGTACTAGTAAGTTATAATAGCATGAGAACTAAAATTAAAAATCCATATGACTTGCTTCATACTATTTCAAAAGTATTTTCAATTTTTTGTCTTTTTTATaattactactagtatttcttcagTTTGTTGACCCAGGTCAACGCTCCTTTTGTAGTAGGACACCCGGGTCAACGATCTAACCCTGGCACCCACTGGACTGGAGACTCGCGGAGCCGGAGCCGAAGCCGGAGGCAGACGACTCCACCGCCGGCGAGGGTTAGGATAGCAGGGAGATTGCCTCGTCTCGTCTCCGGCCAAGCCCGCCCCCACTCCACCCCACCCCATCGGCCCGTCCCTCTCGCCCCGGTGCGGCGCCAGGGCCTCTCTGCCCCGGTCAAATCACCCCTCTCCCCCCGTGGCCGCCGCGAAGTAGACTCCCTgccggcggcgacgacgaggtaAAGCCAGCCANNNNNNNNNNNNNNNNNNNNNNNNNNNNNNNNNNNNNNNNNNNNNNNNNNNNNNNNNNNNNNNNNNNNNNNNNNNNNNNNNNNNNNNNNNNNNNNNNNNNNNNNNNNNNNNNNNNNNNNNNNNNNNNNNNNNNNNNNNNNNNNNNNNNNNNNNNNNNNNNNNNNNNNNNNNNNNNNNNNNNNNNNNNNNNNNNNNNNNNNNNNNNNNNNNNNNNNNNNNNNNNNNNNNNNNNNNNNNNNNNNNNNNNNNNNNNNNNNNNNNNNNNNNNNNNNNNNNNNNNNNNNNNNNNNNNNNNNNNNNNNNNNNNNNNNNNNNNNNNNNNNNNNNNNNNNNNNNNNNNNNNNNNNNNNNNNNNNNNNNNNNNNNNNNNNNNNNNNNNNNNNNNNNNNNNNNNNNNNNNNNNNNNNNNNNNNNNNNNNNNNNNNNNNNNNNNNNNNNNNNNNNNNNNNNNNNNNNNNNNNNNNNNNNNNNNNNNNNNNNNNNNNNNNNNNNNNNNNNNNNNNNNNNNNNNNNNNNNNNNNNNNNNNNNNNNNNNNNNNNNNNNNNNNNNNNNNNNNNNNNNNNNNNNNNNNNNNNNNNNNNNNNNNNNNNNNNNNCGGGTCAACGATCTAACCCTGGCACCCACTGGACTGGAGACTCGCGGAGCCGGAGCCGAAGCCGGAGGCAGACGACTCCACCGCCGGCGAGGGTTAGGATAGCAGGGAGATTGCCTCGTCTCGTCTCCGGCCAAGCCCGCCCCCCCTCCACCCCACCCCATCGGCCCGTCCCTCTCGCCCCGGTGCGGCGCCAGGGCCTCTCTGCCCCGGTCAAATCACCCCTCTCCCCCCGTGGCCGCCGCGAAGTAGACTCCCTgccggcggcgacgacgaggtaAAGCCAGCCAACAGCCCCTACATTACATGTATCCATGCCCCTTTTGCGTTGTCCGCAGGACGCGGGTGCTGAATCTGAACCGCGTTCAGAGCTTGATTTGTTCTCTGAATCCGCGAGCTCGACCTTAATCAAGCGTCCCGCAAACCGTTGTCATCTCGAGCTGGTGCAACAATTTTATCTGACGTTGCTCCCACTGACGAGACGAGATGCGACGTGTGGCGTTCAATATATATTCTGCTTGTGTTTGTCAGTTACTAGTAAGTAAGAAGACATTTGCAGGAACGCTATTGGGGTTGGTAACTTGTGATGTTGCCCAGACACTCATGGCATATGGTTGGTGCCCTCGTTATCAGTATGacttagctagctagctaccttTGACTCATTTATGGCCATTCTTTTGTCAGCCTGAGAGTGTTCGCCATTTTTCGTTTGAGTTTTCAGTTGTCAACAGGTGTGGGCTCAAACTGAGCTATATACATACAGAGAGCTAAGAGTTAACTTACAGTTACAGAACATCCATCAATCCAATAGAACAGCTATATACCAGCATATATTCTCCTCCATGTCTTCTCATTCCAGCACGAAGAACCCGCGATACTTGACAAGAAATATGAGTTTATTAGTACTCACACTTTTCTGAAATACTCGGTTGTTTTCTGTATGTATATAGCTCAGTTTGCTGCTATAGATACTGTACTGCTCAGGCTTATCTGAATATAGCCCTATTATACTTACTAGTGGGCGTCTCGAAAACCTTTGTAAGCTTCCATGACTGACCCTCATGATCAGAATACAACACTGCATGGTCTATATGGGCAAATGCTTAATTCTCAAAATGGCCATCCATACCATTTCCATAGTTCCAGAAATCCTAATTCTTCCCCCTTGTCAAAAACAAAAGGAGGGGCACGTAATCATGAAGGCAAGGCCCCAAAGCCATAGGGAACCTCGGAAAGCATGTGGCTATCAGGCAGAATACTGTAGCAGGAGTTCTTGATTGCAGTGGGCTGTTCAAGACTATAGAAGTGGTCAGATGTGCATTCCATGAACATTGAACTGATTGAATATGCACACAGGAACATTGCTTTCAGATAATACATCATTTTGTTGGAAAATAATTGAGCTTCAACAACCACCGCAAGAAAACTAACATTGACTTGGCTTGCAGGTTCTCTGGTTGCTTCTTGATGGCTCATGGCTTCGACTACAAGACTAGCATGATGCCCCGACTCACCAACCCATGGCACTATTTTGATGATTTCAGATTCTGAAGCACGCAAGGAGGCCACCACAGGTCCAAATCTGGCCAGATCTATAGCGATTACAAGCCAGGTGCCATTCTGATGATATTATGTCCTTCAATTTGGTTCTGTTGCTATTTCTCCTCTCAATATCTTAAGCTAGGTGGATGAAGTATTAACCAGTTTTCCTTTCCATTAAATGCCAGGTAGGCGGTTGTTCTCTGGTTTTAGTGGGTAAAGGTAACAAGAGAACACCTGAAGTTGAAATCACATCCAACTACTTGTCAGCAACAGCAACCTAGCATACTCTCAGTCATACACACGACTCCATGAGAGTTCACGGTCTCCACAATTAAGCTTCAGTGACAACTTCGATTCAGAAATCCATGAGACTATTCTGATGGTTTCAGATTCAGAAATTCACAAGGAGGTTACCAAATTCGATTGGTTCTATGCCATCCGGCAGGTGCGTCGTCCTTCCATAGTTTTCTGGCTATCTTAGGTTGTACTCTGGTCGAGCTTCTTAATTTGTACAGCTTCAAGGTCTGGTGAGCTGGCAGTGTTCAGGTTTTAGTTGATATCCATTATTTCCAGTGGTGGAGCCACCCCACTGACCGAGCATGGGCAGGGTCACCGCTGGCTGGTGTTTGCCCAGTAAAACATCATTGCTAACCCATATATTGACGCTAATGCTTAATAGACTCTCTGGTTGAGCCCAGGCAGCTGCCTGGGGTCACCGTGAGCTGCTCCATCCCTGATTGTTTCCTTGCATTAACAATATATCTGGAATCGATCTGCAGCGCAGTTGTTGATAATGCTTTGTACTGGTGATATACCTAGCACACGATGAGCATATGCTCTTGAATTCTTGTTACGCTAATGTGGAAATTTCTAGCCTCCTAAAATAAACATTCTTGATGTGTGAGTGTCTCCTAAAGTGCATATGACAGCTCCTTTTAATTAAAGTGGTTTTAGTTACAGTAATAGTATATTGATTTCTCCTAATGAGTAATGACTCCTCTAGTCCTCTGACATTATAGCTTTGCTtccttatttatttctttattgtgATACGTTTTCTTGTGGCCTAATCAACAACTCTAGCTATTTGTTTCTCCATAAATCTGGAGAAGATACATATGTTGAGAAAAATGGAACTAAGTTGCTTGGAGCTGGCCGGTATGTCAGATAGTCTCCCTCTTCACCTCACTTGTTTAAATCTTCAATATTTGGGGCCTTTTAACCTGAGATGTCCCCTACAGGGAAGCGGAGCGTACATGGTCACTTAGTTGGTTGAGTGTCACTCGCTCTTGTCAGTTAATAACATTTAGTTTGCCATTGACGATAGCACAGTCCCAAGTGTTTTAAAATCCTCATGGACCTGCACGTCGTAAGTTCTGTTTTTTGATTGATTATTATGTGGGTTAGCGTTAGATAGGTTAACTGTATGAAATCAGAGTTTAGGAGGATTACTTTAAAAGGTTCTGCTTATTTCACCACAGCAAGTGTTTTATTTCATTGTGGTTGGAGAGTTTTGAAGTGTTTCAGCAAGTGCTTGCTACTAACTAATGCTTCACTTCATTTTGCAGTGGTCATTGTAAtaatactgaggcaaatatacaacTAGGCACCCAACCAACAGTGGTACATTAGCTGTTCAGAAAGTGATGGCGGAGATTGTGATTCTTCTAGCCATTAAAAAGATTGGAACCGCCTTGGCAAATGGAGTGGCAGACCAGGCCAGCACGTTGTTTGCGAAGAACGGGAAGCAAATACTAGCGCTACAGGGCAGCATGGGTCGTGTTGCGAGGGAGCTTCGAGTAATGCATGATGTTCTCTGTCAAATGGATATCCGAAACCGCAACAATCAAGTATATGAGGGCTGGTTGGAGGAGGTACGGAAAGTAGCACATGTGATGGAGGACATGGTGGATGAGTACTTGTATCTTGTTGGTCACGAACATGATACGGGATGTTGCTTTTACCTGAAGAAAGGGTTTACGAAACCAAGATATCTGCTTTCTTTGAACCGGATTGCTTTCAAGGTGAAGGAAATAGAGAAAGACCTAACACACCTGTCTGAGACAAAAAATCGTTGGGTTCACATGATAAACAATGGGGATACTAGCAGCTCAAGTTACATTGTCAAGAGGTCCAAAGATCTAGCAAACATTTCACGCTCCCTTGATGAAGAGGATCTAGTCGGTGTGGACAAAAACAGAGATAAACTTGAGCAGTGGTTATTGAGTGACAATTTGGAACGCTCTGTGATAGCACTGCTTGGAATGGGAGGGCTTGGTAAAACATCTTTAGCTGCAAATGTCTACAggaagcatagagagaaattccAGTGCCATGCTTGGGTCTCCATCTCTCAAACTTATTCTACAGAACATGTCTTGAGGAATATAATCAAGGAACTTTCCCGAGATAAAGTCAATGTGCTATCTAACACTGCGGCCATGGACATCACATGCCTTGAAGAAACGCTGAGGAAATTTCTAGAGCAACAGAAATATTTGATCATATTGGATGATGTTTGGACTCCAGAAGCATTTGATGACTTGTCTAGGGTGCTTATTAATAATAAAAAGGGCAGCAGACTGATGATCACAACAAGGGAAGGCGATGTTGCTGCACTTGCCTCTCAAGGACATACTTTAACACTGAAACCTTTACCAGAAGATAAGGCATGGGATCTCTTTTGTAGAAAAGCCTTTCCAAGAGATACAAATCATGAATGTCCTGCGGAGTTGTATCCTTTGTCCGAGCAAATAGTTAGCAAGTGCAAAGGCTTGCCTCTTGTTATTGTGTTAGTTGGTAGCCTCTTGCGTGTGCGTGAGAAAACTGTGGAAGAATGGAGAAGAATACATGCCCAATTAAGTTGGGAGCTAATCAACAATTCAAGACTCGATCACATAAGGAATGTTTTGCATCTGAGCTTCATCTACCTTCCAACACACTTaaaatgctgtttcttgcattgcAGCTTATTTTCAGAAGACTATTGTTTCAAAAGGAAACAACTTATACGGTTGTGGACAGCAGAGGGGTTCATTGAAGAGAGGGGTGAAAGCACATTAGAAGAAGTGGCAGAAGGCTATCTGAAGGAGTTAATTGACAGAAACATGCTAGAACTTGTCAAGAGGAACTCATTTGGTAGGATGAAAGAATTCAAAATGCACGATATCTTACGTGAACTGGCACTTGACTTGTGCCAGAAGAACTGTTTTGGTGTTACATATGAGGATAAGCATGGGAGGTCTTTTGAGAGGAATGGACGTCGATTGGTATTGCACAAACAAAAGAAGGATATTCAGCAGTCATTTTCTAGTGTGCGCCGACTTCGAACATTCGTTATGCTGGACGATAGTATGGTAACATTTACTCTACTGCCTCTGCTATGTAAGGAGTCAAGATATATGACAGTGCTAGAATTAAGTGGTCTACCCATTGAGAATATTCCAGATGCTATTGGAGATCTTTTTAATCTCCGCCATTTGGGTTTGCGTGATTCAAAAGTGAAGATGCTCCCTAGTTCTGTTGAGAAGCTTTCAAATTTGTTGACACTGGACCTTCTTAGATCTGATGTACATGAGCTGCCTAGTGGGATTGTGAAACTGAAGAAGCTTAGGCACTTATTTGTTGAGAAAAGAATTAATACAGATTTGAGAGGGATTAAATGTTTCGGTGGTGTGCATGTCCCTAATGGTCTTGGAAATCTAACAAACCTGCAAACGCTACAAGCATTGGTAGCACATGATGAGTCTATTAGA is a window of Triticum dicoccoides isolate Atlit2015 ecotype Zavitan chromosome 2B, WEW_v2.0, whole genome shotgun sequence DNA encoding:
- the LOC119366007 gene encoding disease resistance protein RPM1-like — translated: MAEIVILLAIKKIGTALANGVADQASTLFAKNGKQILALQGSMGRVARELRVMHDVLCQMDIRNRNNQVYEGWLEEVRKVAHVMEDMVDEYLYLVGHEHDTGCCFYLKKGFTKPRYLLSLNRIAFKVKEIEKDLTHLSETKNRWVHMINNGDTSSSSYIVKRSKDLANISRSLDEEDLVGVDKNRDKLEQWLLSDNLERSVIALLGMGGLGKTSLAANVYRKHREKFQCHAWVSISQTYSTEHVLRNIIKELSRDKVNVLSNTAAMDITCLEETLRKFLEQQKYLIILDDVWTPEAFDDLSRVLINNKKGSRLMITTREGDVAALASQGHTLTLKPLPEDKAWDLFCRKAFPRDTNHECPAELYPLSEQIVSKCKGLPLVIVLVGSLLRVREKTVEEWRRIHAQLSWELINNSRLDHIRNVLHLSFIYLPTHLKCCFLHCSLFSEDYCFKRKQLIRLWTAEGFIEERGESTLEEVAEGYLKELIDRNMLELVKRNSFGRMKEFKMHDILRELALDLCQKNCFGVTYEDKHGRSFERNGRRLVLHKQKKDIQQSFSSVRRLRTFVMLDDSMVTFTLLPLLCKESRYMTVLELSGLPIENIPDAIGDLFNLRHLGLRDSKVKMLPSSVEKLSNLLTLDLLRSDVHELPSGIVKLKKLRHLFVEKRINTDLRGIKCFGGVHVPNGLGNLTNLQTLQALVAHDESIRHLRQLRQLRSLRLLDVKGSYCGRISESLVQMQCLSHLDVNASDENEVLSLNAPLPNLQRLRLGGRLAEGALDASPLFQAAGGQNLHVLNLYWSQLREDPLPSLSRLSNLTHLEFTRAYSGGQLSFLTGWFPKLKILYLIDLPNLNWLEIQQGAMASLERLYFVNLSSMMVVPAGIEFLMPLQSLGFFEITSDFFWLLDQCSAILGTQWRYTLRD